CTACATCACTTGATATCTTGGATTCTGTTCCGTTGTTCTTCATATAGCTTGTATCATGGTCTTTATCTTCTTTTTCTCGAACATAGTAGATATATGTGACATCTTCTCCATCTTTATTTTCCCTGTCAGTGGTAGCTTTTCATAAGTCTTGGTCCAGCCATCAGCTGCACTTATTGTTTCTTTAGATTTATATACATTTGATGAAACTATTCCATCTTCCGTAGTCTCCACCTGTATCAAGTCATAGGTGAATTGCCCCACCTGTTGACTGTTCCATCAGAATTCACATCAAGGATTTGTACATAATTAATAGTGGCATTCACACCAAAACCATCCTCCCACTGTGGATCTACAATCTTAAAATTATGGGCATAAAGATTACAGCCAAGATGAATCCCATATTGACTGTATATGCTATTAGATCTGGAAAAGCAAAGCATGGTGGTATAACTTCCTGCATTTTCTGATTCTTCTTGAGAAAAAGCCATATACTTTCCTTCACTATCAAGGTCAAATACCAAGCCTTTATGGGAGCTATTTCCACTTCAGACGTTTGTACCAATCTTTCCGATATACTTACCATCACGATAGAAGTGATTTCCATTTTCGTCAAAAGTAGCTCTTTTGTTTTCTGAATTAATGGTTCCTCTATATAATCCAATCTCCCATACGGTGATTTGCACATACCTACTGGCGTTATTAAAACCGAGTAAAAAGCTGTTATAGTTTTGCCTCATAAAAGTACCAAACTCTCCCTTTTTCACCATCGAGGAAATCGAGCCTTCCATAACGGATATTTTTGAGATTGCCGTTTCCGCTTTTTCTTTCGCTGCCTCTATATCCTTATCCTTCACCCTCATCCAGTCAAAATTTAAAGATGAAGATAGACTTTCTGATGAAGTATAGAGCCATAGTTTTCTGGTATTGTCCTTGTATGTAGATATGAAGCGTGAGACATTACCTGAGGTCATATCTATTGATGAAGTGATGAAGTGAATGTTAACATTTTACCTGAAGGTGAATATGCACTTATGATTTTAAATTTCATTACAGGCAAGCCAATAGATATAGTACCTTCAAGAAAAAATGCTACTACAGAAGAGTTTTTCCTTAACATACCACCTTCAGAAAGAAACAAAGTCAAATACTTGATTAGTGATATGTACAATCCATATATTTCTTTTGTAAATAAAGACTTTTACAACGCTGTATCTGCTGTTGATTCATTTCATATCATTAAACTCATAAATGATAAACTTAATAATTACTGTATTAAACTTATGCGTAAATTTAAGCTTAGAGATGAGCAAAGGCACAGAAAACTAGAAAGAGAAAAAGGATTTAAAATAAGGTTTCATCAATCTGATGAGGTTTATCTATTAAAGAATTTCAAGTGGCTTCTCTTGAAAAATCCTAACAAAATTGATTATTCACGCAAGTCTAAATTTGATAAGCATTTTCGTTATCTAATGGATGTATATGATTACGAAGATATATTCTTTAATATAGATCCTAACTTGTATGAATTTAAAACTCTTAAAGATATGTATCTTGAATTTAACAAGACTTATCTTAATGACCTTGAAGGTGCAAAAATACGTTTAAATGAAATCATTGAAATATATAAATCTTCAAATTACGCAATTTTTAAAGACATAGCTAAAACACTATCTAAATATCAAGGTAGTATCATTAATTATTTTATCACCGTAGAAGTTGATGGCATTCAGAAAAGGCTTTCTAACGGTCCTATAGAATCAATAAATCGTATACCCAAAGATATGATAAGGCATTGCCGTGGTTTTAATAATTTCCAAAATTTCAGAAATAGGTTCTTATTTGCGACAAGAAAAAATGCACCTATACTAGCAATACCAAAGTCAAGAGAAGATGCATTAGTAAGATCAGATAAATCAAATAAATAATATTCATAAAATTTGCTCGTACAATAATAGGCACTATAAAATCACTCGGGGTCGGGGCGACCCTGTACAATCGCTCGGGGTCAAATTTTGGCCTCTTTTTTTACAACTCGGGGATACCCTATAAAATCTCACGGGGTATACTATTCATAATAAAAACTCCTATGCTAAAATTCAGTCTTGCAAGTGATTGAAATGAAACATAGGAGGCGCCATATGGCTATAAATGATTTTATCATATCCACACTTAATGTTAGTGACGATATGATTTTTTCGATTGATACACATAAATCATCTGACAAATTACACATCTTAATAAAACTGAATGATACTCACCCTACCTGTCCCGGGAGTTTTACAGTTGTAATTTAACAAGATAATGAATAAACCCTTTATTGATGGTGGATATCCATCTTTTTTTGTTGTCAAAATTTATGTATTTTTATGTAGTGTGGTGGTGTGCTTTGTGTTATAATATTGATAGAGGTGATCTTGTATGTTTCTACATATACTGAAAGACAGACAATACGAAAGACTCTACATCCGCCATTCCGTTCGTAAAGGGAATGGTGTCCGTTCCGAGAACGTCAAAAGCCTTGGACGCATAGACTCGCTCATGAAGGAAATGAATCTTTCTAGGAAACAGGTATTGGAGTGGGCACAAAAGCAGGTAGACCAAATGAACGACTCTCCTTCTGCTCCTCCTGTACTATTATCATTGTTTCCTGACAAGAAGATAGTTATGGATGAACAGCGTTCCTTCCATGCAGGATATCTATTCTTACAGTCCATCTATTACGGTCTAAAGATGAAGAACGTGTTCCGTACCATATCATCACATGGCAGATTTGATTTCGACATTGATGCGATATGTTCAGACCTTGTCTATGCACGCATACTGGATCCCGGAAGCAAACTTTCCTCATATAAGACGGCATCTTCCTTTCTAGAGCAGCCAAAGTATGAATTGCATGATGTGTATCGTGCACTAGGAACGCTATCTAAGGAGATGGACCACATATTGGCAGAAGTATACAAGAACAGCAATCATATCCTAAAGAGAAATAACAGTGTCCTATATTATGACTGTACGAACTACTACTTCGAGATCGAAGAAGAGGATGGCTTCAGACAATATGGCAAAAGTAAGGAGCACCGTCCTAGCCCTATCGTACAGATGGGACTGTTCATGGATGGCGATGGCATTCCTCTGACGTTCGACCTCTTTGAAGGTGCAAGCAACGAACAACCATCCATGAGACCTCTAGAGCAAAAGATCATACGGGATTTTGGTTTCCAGAGATTCGTTATATGTACAGATGGAGGTCTAGGATCAGAAAACAACCGACTGTTCAACGACATCGAAGGACGTGCATTCATTTGTACGCAATCGCTCAAGAAGCTAAACCGCAAGAAACGCGAGGAAGCGATGTCGAACCAAAGATGGAAACGTCTGAAGGATGGAGCGACAGTTGATATCGAAGAGATACAGAGAGAACCATACAAGCATATCGATGACATCTATTACAAAGAAGAGCCATATGGCACCAAGAAGGTAGCTGGTCAATTGATGATCGTCACCTATTCACCAAGATATGCGACATATCAAAAAGAGATACGGGATTCACAGATTGCACGTGCAGAGTCCATGGTAGACAAAGGCTCTATCCAAAAGCAAAGAAGAAACCCAAACGATCCTGCAAGATTCGTAAGGGTCACAGCTACCACATCAGATGGAGAAATCGCATCCGAGGAGCACTATGCGATAGACCAGGACAAGATCGATAGTGAAGCGATGTATGATGGCTTCTATGCCATCTGTACCGACCTGGTAAATGACAAGATAGAAGACATCCTAAAGGTCAGCGAAGGAAGATGGCAAATAGAGGAAGCATTCCGCATCATGAAGACAGACTTTGAAGCAAGACCTGTATATGTCAGAAAGAAGGACAGCATCCGTGCACACTTCCTGATATGTTATCTGGCCCTACTGATCTTCCGCATCCTAGAAAAGAAGTTAGGTCCAAGCTATACATCATCAGAACTGATTACTACATTGAGAGAATACAAGCTATTGAAGGTAAACGGACAAGGATACATACCGGAATATAAGCGAACAAAGATAACGGATCATCTACATAAAGAATTTGGATTCTGTACGGATACAGAGATCGTTCCAACAGGAACCATGAGAAAGATCATATCTGAAACGAAAAAATAGAATCCCACACTACACAGATCAACAAAACGAAAATGCCAGAAACCCTTTCTACATCGTGGTTTATGGCATTTTTTACATTTATAACTGTCAAAGATGGGATTTTATCATATCCACACTTAATGTTAGTGACGATATGATTTTTTCGATTGATACACATAAATCATCTGACAAATTACACATCTTAATAAAACTGAATGATACTCACCCTACCTGTCCCTGTTGTGGAGGTTATACAAAAATAAAAGATTATTCTTCGTACAGCTATAACCACCTTGACGTTGCAGGTATACCATCCATCATTGATTGGACAAGAAGACGCTATGTCTGTAAAGAATGTGGGAAGTCCTTCTCTGAGCCAAGTCCATTTGGCCCAGAGAACTTCCACCAGTCATACGCAGTACTCAATGCGATTGCCTTAGATCTACATAACGTTCGTATGACATACAAGGATATTGCACTCAAATACCATGTATCCAACACGATTATACAAGTATATGCCGATAGTTTCATCCGTGCACCTAGATTAACACTTCCTGAGAACCTTGGTATCGATGAGATATCTTCTTCCATGGCGAAATATGGTGGTTCATACTTGTGTGTATTCGTAGATAACAATAACAGGACATTAAACGAGATACTGCCAAATCGTTCAAAAGTAACCCTATCGAAACACTTTGAAATGATTCCACAATCGGAGCGAGACAAGGTAAAGTACGTTACGATTGATATGTGGGAACCTTATAGAGATGTGTGTAAAAAGTACCTAAGACATTGCGAAATAGCAGTAGACCCTTTCCATGTTATCAAACACCTTACGGAGTGCTTTACACGCATACGTGTAGAAATCACGAAACAGTGTGTCTATGATAGTCCCAGTTACTATTTGTTGAAGACCTGGCATAAGTTATTAGAAACTGATTCATTCGTCCTCGATAACGAGCCAAGATACAACTCGAAATTTCGCCAGAAGATGAATTACAGGGATCTTTTCAACATGTTGTTGGAGATAAGTCCTAATCTAAAGCTTGCGTATGAATTAAAGGAACTATATAGAGACTTCAATAAACGCTGCTCATTTGAAGAAGCTGGTGCACAACTTGATTATCTGATTGAACTATTTGAACACTCTGACTTAGACTGTTATAAGGAATTCATATCTTTACTAAAACACTGGAAACCAGAAATCATCAACAGTTTCAGAAGACCGTATAACGATAGACGACAATCTAACGCACTGGCTGAAAATATCAATCAGAAACTTCGATTACTGATCGAGGTGTCCAATGGATATACAAACCTAGAACGCTTTCATGCACGTGCACTGTACTGCCTTAACGACAAACTATTCTATTGCTTGACAACATGTCTATATTCCAGAAAACGAGAGCACAAAAAACGTGGCACATATACCAAACATCTCTCTGATACACTAACTAACGACTAATAAACTGATACTATCAATCACTCGCACACACAAAAAGGATGACTACATCAGAATGCCACTACTAGCACTCTATAGTCATCCTTCTTTACTATCCCAAACCCATTACTGATTTTAGAGGAGAGTTTAATAAAACCCCCGACTGATTTTACTTAAGCCAATAATAAAAGAGGCTGTAACGCATAACAGCCTAGAAAATAAAATGTCCAACCTCTAAATTAAGAGGAAGGACATTTTATTTTTAGTTATAATTTATGTATGGAAAACACAATAAATTATAATCTAACCCACGTAATAGATTATACCCCATATCAATTACGTTTACCAATAGATTTATCATTGGTCATTGATAAACTTGATCCAATGTGGTCTTTCCTAGAGATCGTAAATAGTATCAACTTGAGGAGGTTTATCCGATCTCATAAAGGTAACCAAGGGTATGATCCTATCATGATGATGAGAGTCATCTTATTTGCGTATATGAATCATGTCTATAGTCTACGAGCCATAGAAGAAAAATGTAAGACAGATATCCGCTTTATGTATCTTTGCCAAGATGAAAGACCATCTTTCATGGCCTTTCAAAGATTCATATCGAATCAAATCAAAGGCAACGCTTCAGATATATTTACAGAGGTCATGTTGGTCATCTGTAAGAAGATGAAGGTAAATACACGTATCTTATACATCGACGGAACTTCCATGGAAGCTAATGCCAATAAGTTCAGCTTCGTATGGAAGAAGACAGCTGTAAAGACAAAAGATAAGACACTCACAAGAATAGCAGAGACAATTGGACAGCTTACAAAACTAACGGGTGTCTTTTATACAGAAAGCTATGAAGATACACAGGCTATTGGAGGATATATTGTTTCAATATACCTGTGGTGTTCAAAGAATAAAGTCCAATTCGCACTAGGGAAAGGACACCACAAGACACCAGTACAGAAGGCCTATGAGGAACTCAAAAAGCTCAATGAAAAATTGAAGGAATGCCAAGAGCGTATCGATACTTGTGGAAGTGATAGAAACAGTTATAGTAAGACAGACCATGATGCGACATTTATGCATATGAAGTATGACTACTACAACAATACAGGAGTATTCAAGCCTGGATATAACGTACAACTGGCAGAATCAGATGAATTCATCACGCATGTCATGGTAAGCAATGCCAGAAGTGATACGAAGACATTCATTCCATTCATGGACGGATATGAGAAAAGATATCAAGAATATCCAGGTATCGTCGTAGCAGATGCGGGATACGGAAGTTATGACAACTACATGTACTGTTTAGAAAAAGATATCGAAGGTTATCTCAAATATCAAAACTATCGATATGAAAAGACAGCCAAGTTCAAGAAAGACATCTATCGAAAAGAGAACCTGTTGAGAGAAGAAAACGGGAAATTGATATGCCCACAAGGTAGAGAGTTCGTATACAAACGTGATAGTGAAAATACAAAGACTGACTATCCATGCATTACACAAGTTTGGGAATGCAAGACATGTAATAGATGTCCACTCAAAAAGGACTGTACAAAAGCCAAGAAACGAGAAGTTCATATCAATCCAATCCTTGATGAACTGAAGGCACATGCGAGAAAACTGTTGGACAGTGAAGCAGGAGTACAACTAAGACAACAGAGATGTATACAAGCCGAAGGAACATTTGGAGTCATCAAGAATGATTGGCAATATAACAGAATCCATAGAAGAGGAATGGAGAATGTGGAAAACGAGCTCTATTTGATCTGTATGGGATTCAATCTGATGAAATATCACCAAAAGAAGATGAGGATGATACTATCCTAAGATAGCTTTATATGGGACAGGTTGTTTTTAGTGTGCCCAAAATAGATATAAAACATCTACTTTAATACTGTTTTACATCAACATATGAAAATAGCACAAGAAAAGAAGCTGTACGCCTCAAGTAAATCTATAAAATTTACTTAAACGTTACAGCCTCTTAATTTTGACCCCTAAAATTATTGGAGTTTTTTCAGTTGCCCCCTAAAGTACACCCCAAAAGTTCTCGGGGAAACCCCAAAACTTATTGGATACCCTGCTTTTGCATAAGAGCGGTTATTTTTGTTTTTGAATATATGGTTTGCTTTTGTTTAATAGATCTTATTTTTCTTTTCTATAGATTCTATTTATAACTAGTACACCGCATGCTGCGAATGCAAGTCCAAAAGCATAGAGCATATTCATTCTATTATCACCAGTGTTTGGTGTTCTGTTATTCTTTGAGTTCAAACTTGAAGTTCCACTAGACTGTGTTCCATTTTTATCCTTTGATCCTGGTTCACTAGGGTTGACATCAGAAGTGCCTGGTTTTTTATTCTCTTCCCATGCAGCTATGAAAGTATGGTCTTCAAGTGCCGTATAGGTATCTCCTGGCTGATACTCTGAACCCTTCCAATACTTGAATTTGAATCCATCCTTTACAGGAGCATTCATAATCGTAATTGTAGTTCCCTTTTTGACTTCTATTGTCCGATTTGCACTGTCATTATTCCAGTTGCCACCATTAGGATCATATGTGATTTTAATCATAATATCTTTCCAGATGGCTTTTACTTCTGTATCTTTTTTTATAGTGATTTCTGTTCCTGGTGCTATTTCTTTACCATCTACTTCCCATGTTTTGAATTCTTGTTTGTCTGATGGTGCTCCGAAAGCATTTTCTGGTAATTTATATTTTTCACCTTTTTTAACGGTTGCAGAATCCATTGAACCTGTTCCAGTATTTCCGTTGAATGTTACTTTGTATTCAATGTCTTTCCAAATAGCTTTTACGATTGTGTTGTCGTTGACGGTGATTCTGTCGCCGACGGATTTCTTTTTCGTGCCTACCATCCAGCCGTCAAATTTTTTGTTTTCCGGGGCGGTAAAGCTGTTGTCCGGAAGTGTGTATTCACTTCCTTTGGTGACGGATGCCTTTTCCATGCTGCCGCCACCACCGGCGCCATCAAAGGTAATGTCGACTGTATTATCTTTCCATGTAGCCGTAAGGGTTACGTTTCCGGTAATTGTTATTCTTTCTTTGGCTTGTTTTACGCCCTCTTGATCCCCAACTTTCCAGCCGGCAAACACTTTGTCTTTCGGTGCTGTAAAGGTCGGTGTCGGAAGTTCGTATTCACTGCCTTTTGTAACAGTTTTATCTTCCATCGAACCGGATGCGCCTTCTCCAGCCTTGAAGTCTACCTTAAATTCGATGGGTTTCCAGATTGCATTAATTTCTGTGTCGCCGGTAATCGTAATTTCCGTTTCCGGCTGCTTGAGATTAGTGTCATCACCAATTTTCCATCCGGAGAAATCTTGATTTTCGTTCGGAGGTGTAAAAGTATTTGCTGCAGGAAGTTTGAAAGTTTCGTCTTTCTTCTTGATTTCAACTTTTTCATCTCCGGTGCCGCCATTCGGCTTGACCGTTACTTTAAATGTCTTGGTTGCCGTAGCGGTAAAGACATTGTTACCGGCTGCTGCCACAAAATTGTTGGCATTGTTAGCATCTTGACCCTTCCACACAGGTTCGGTGTACCCTTTGTCAGCCTTTTCGTCGATAAGATCAAAGATGGTTTTTTTCAGAGTCGGATGTATATAAGTTGAGAGATCGGTGCCCGGTTTTACCTTATATTCTTTATAAAGTACCGGACTATCTTTACTACCCTTAGTGGTCTTTGTAACTTCTCCCGTGTTCGGATTTTTATCTTCGACCTTTACGCCTTCGCCGAGTTTAAATTGAACATCTAAGGCGTCATTAGGAAGTTTTGGGTCAGTTGTTGATGTTACATGGTCGCAAACCATGAGCTTTTGGTTTTCAACAACAAGTTCAGAACCGTCATCAAACGTTACTTTAATCTCACCTATAAATTCTCCAGATTTTTCTGTACTTCTTTTAGTTTCAGTTTTATCTGTAAAAGTTGCGCCAACTAAAAGTTGATCTACATCATCTTTTTTTGCATCCTCTTTAGCTTTTACGCCGTCTTTCCAAAAGCCTTCTTTGATTTCGTTTCCAACCCATTTTTTCATAACTACCGGGTCGAGACCGCCAAGGGCTTCGACTTTTTCAGCTTTTGTTACTTCTAAATTTAAAGTTCCCGGATCTGATGTGAGTGGATCTTTATCGTCATCCGCTATTCCACCCTTGTCTGTTACTTTAGCCGTTACTGTTGTATCGCCTTTTACCTTATCTTTAGGAAGAGTAATAATGCCATTTGCCACTGTTCCTTCACCGGTAATAGACCAAGTTCCATCATCAGCTTTTGTAGCTGTAGTTGTTTTTGTACTACCATCTTTTCCTGTATAGGACACAGAAATACTACTAGCATCTGTATCTACTTCAAGATTTGGAGTGATTGTGATGTTTTCCTTATCTTTATTTAATTCAACTGTAGGTGCGTCCGGTTTGATGTTTTTTACAAGGTCTTTGGCTGGGATTGTTATTTTTGGTTCAACTCCGTCTTTTAACTTGACTGAGCCATCTTCATTTTTTTCCGGAACAAAATGCCCATCATTGTCCCAAGTACCTGCTACATCATTACCACTAAATATTTTGGCATTGCCGCTGTCATCTATTTGTATAACTGCCGGTACTTCATCCCAGTCTCCGGTTCCGTTTGGTAATTTAGATGTGCCATCTTTTGCTGTATATGCTGTTTTAATGGTTTCAATAATTTTTCCCTTGTCATCACCAGTTATTTTTCTAGGGTCTTTAACTTCTGTCTTTCCAGGTGTTACCGGTTTAACAGTTGTTGTAGAACAAGATACAAATTTATGGGGTTCTTTTACAGAAACTCCAACTATTTGTTTAAGTTCTAAACTTTCTCTTTCTTGTAAAGTATAGGAAAAACTTCCATCATTTTGTAACGTTACATCTACCGGTTCAGATGAGTCTTTGTCAATTTTGCATCCTTT
This genomic window from Solobacterium moorei contains:
- a CDS encoding ISL3 family transposase translates to MNVNILPEGEYALMILNFITGKPIDIVPSRKNATTEEFFLNIPPSERNKVKYLISDMYNPYISFVNKDFYNAVSAVDSFHIIKLINDKLNNYCIKLMRKFKLRDEQRHRKLEREKGFKIRFHQSDEVYLLKNFKWLLLKNPNKIDYSRKSKFDKHFRYLMDVYDYEDIFFNIDPNLYEFKTLKDMYLEFNKTYLNDLEGAKIRLNEIIEIYKSSNYAIFKDIAKTLSKYQGSIINYFITVEVDGIQKRLSNGPIESINRIPKDMIRHCRGFNNFQNFRNRFLFATRKNAPILAIPKSREDALVRSDKSNK
- a CDS encoding IS1182 family transposase, giving the protein MENTINYNLTHVIDYTPYQLRLPIDLSLVIDKLDPMWSFLEIVNSINLRRFIRSHKGNQGYDPIMMMRVILFAYMNHVYSLRAIEEKCKTDIRFMYLCQDERPSFMAFQRFISNQIKGNASDIFTEVMLVICKKMKVNTRILYIDGTSMEANANKFSFVWKKTAVKTKDKTLTRIAETIGQLTKLTGVFYTESYEDTQAIGGYIVSIYLWCSKNKVQFALGKGHHKTPVQKAYEELKKLNEKLKECQERIDTCGSDRNSYSKTDHDATFMHMKYDYYNNTGVFKPGYNVQLAESDEFITHVMVSNARSDTKTFIPFMDGYEKRYQEYPGIVVADAGYGSYDNYMYCLEKDIEGYLKYQNYRYEKTAKFKKDIYRKENLLREENGKLICPQGREFVYKRDSENTKTDYPCITQVWECKTCNRCPLKKDCTKAKKREVHINPILDELKAHARKLLDSEAGVQLRQQRCIQAEGTFGVIKNDWQYNRIHRRGMENVENELYLICMGFNLMKYHQKKMRMILS
- a CDS encoding InlB B-repeat-containing protein, encoding MNLKAKLMKLFRENVNISKKISISVGLLSFMIMLSLLAPVVKADEASNSNAETPKTMFVDEQDDGLEIGPEIIGQPVGVAVKAPTVNPVLYDATTISGGNLAKAKVNKQPVIATVHVTLKGEDGTVKAELSVTPKRGTKWKVDLTGGVKVAKGDKVSVYQQIGEDKSPEVTANAQPSKASTVNLTMPTGKIWIEQTSSNIVNEDEQAEAVQKLKDANTAIAGDIKSVKFSIDGIEHAYYEVTYTDESTSGKVEATNLQIKQVIEYSRGATLGSITIVDNVIKGKLAGEGPFDGIKVRLILNVKKEKSGDFCTDKGCKIDKDSSEPVDVTLQNDGSFSYTLQERESLELKQIVGVSVKEPHKFVSCSTTTVKPVTPGKTEVKDPRKITGDDKGKIIETIKTAYTAKDGTSKLPNGTGDWDEVPAVIQIDDSGNAKIFSGNDVAGTWDNDGHFVPEKNEDGSVKLKDGVEPKITIPAKDLVKNIKPDAPTVELNKDKENITITPNLEVDTDASSISVSYTGKDGSTKTTTATKADDGTWSITGEGTVANGIITLPKDKVKGDTTVTAKVTDKGGIADDDKDPLTSDPGTLNLEVTKAEKVEALGGLDPVVMKKWVGNEIKEGFWKDGVKAKEDAKKDDVDQLLVGATFTDKTETKRSTEKSGEFIGEIKVTFDDGSELVVENQKLMVCDHVTSTTDPKLPNDALDVQFKLGEGVKVEDKNPNTGEVTKTTKGSKDSPVLYKEYKVKPGTDLSTYIHPTLKKTIFDLIDEKADKGYTEPVWKGQDANNANNFVAAAGNNVFTATATKTFKVTVKPNGGTGDEKVEIKKKDETFKLPAANTFTPPNENQDFSGWKIGDDTNLKQPETEITITGDTEINAIWKPIEFKVDFKAGEGASGSMEDKTVTKGSEYELPTPTFTAPKDKVFAGWKVGDQEGVKQAKERITITGNVTLTATWKDNTVDITFDGAGGGGSMEKASVTKGSEYTLPDNSFTAPENKKFDGWMVGTKKKSVGDRITVNDNTIVKAIWKDIEYKVTFNGNTGTGSMDSATVKKGEKYKLPENAFGAPSDKQEFKTWEVDGKEIAPGTEITIKKDTEVKAIWKDIMIKITYDPNGGNWNNDSANRTIEVKKGTTITIMNAPVKDGFKFKYWKGSEYQPGDTYTALEDHTFIAAWEENKKPGTSDVNPSEPGSKDKNGTQSSGTSSLNSKNNRTPNTGDNRMNMLYAFGLAFAACGVLVINRIYRKEK
- a CDS encoding IS1634 family transposase, with amino-acid sequence MFLHILKDRQYERLYIRHSVRKGNGVRSENVKSLGRIDSLMKEMNLSRKQVLEWAQKQVDQMNDSPSAPPVLLSLFPDKKIVMDEQRSFHAGYLFLQSIYYGLKMKNVFRTISSHGRFDFDIDAICSDLVYARILDPGSKLSSYKTASSFLEQPKYELHDVYRALGTLSKEMDHILAEVYKNSNHILKRNNSVLYYDCTNYYFEIEEEDGFRQYGKSKEHRPSPIVQMGLFMDGDGIPLTFDLFEGASNEQPSMRPLEQKIIRDFGFQRFVICTDGGLGSENNRLFNDIEGRAFICTQSLKKLNRKKREEAMSNQRWKRLKDGATVDIEEIQREPYKHIDDIYYKEEPYGTKKVAGQLMIVTYSPRYATYQKEIRDSQIARAESMVDKGSIQKQRRNPNDPARFVRVTATTSDGEIASEEHYAIDQDKIDSEAMYDGFYAICTDLVNDKIEDILKVSEGRWQIEEAFRIMKTDFEARPVYVRKKDSIRAHFLICYLALLIFRILEKKLGPSYTSSELITTLREYKLLKVNGQGYIPEYKRTKITDHLHKEFGFCTDTEIVPTGTMRKIISETKK
- a CDS encoding ISL3 family transposase, which encodes MIFSIDTHKSSDKLHILIKLNDTHPTCPCCGGYTKIKDYSSYSYNHLDVAGIPSIIDWTRRRYVCKECGKSFSEPSPFGPENFHQSYAVLNAIALDLHNVRMTYKDIALKYHVSNTIIQVYADSFIRAPRLTLPENLGIDEISSSMAKYGGSYLCVFVDNNNRTLNEILPNRSKVTLSKHFEMIPQSERDKVKYVTIDMWEPYRDVCKKYLRHCEIAVDPFHVIKHLTECFTRIRVEITKQCVYDSPSYYLLKTWHKLLETDSFVLDNEPRYNSKFRQKMNYRDLFNMLLEISPNLKLAYELKELYRDFNKRCSFEEAGAQLDYLIELFEHSDLDCYKEFISLLKHWKPEIINSFRRPYNDRRQSNALAENINQKLRLLIEVSNGYTNLERFHARALYCLNDKLFYCLTTCLYSRKREHKKRGTYTKHLSDTLTND